DNA from Lemur catta isolate mLemCat1 chromosome 7, mLemCat1.pri, whole genome shotgun sequence:
gcagaggaaggggtgggaggcagTTCCCTTTATACTCGATCACTGCCATCTTGGCTCGATCCTGCTCACTCCGATTTGGGATCTGCAGCATTCTTGTGTAGCCCCCATTCTGACCTTGGTACCGAGGGGCCAGTACTTGAAACAGCTTTGGGATCAAGTCCTTCTCCTAGAGGGAGAGAGTTATTCAGTAGACAGCAGAGTCAAGTCCAAGTGCAGAGGCATTTAACTTTCAACCACTCCCAAAGGTAAGATCTGTACATAGTACATATGTACTGTACACACCTGTACATAGACCTTTCCCAGCCCCCAATCTGGTAGGGTCAAAGTTACACAAAGGGGTCATTTATAGGCAGTTGTGCAGAAGCATATTCACATACAGTTTAACTAATTTAAGATATCGTTTGTAATTTAGTTCCTAACACTGGTCCATAAGTGAGCAACCTAGCTTAATTCCAGCCAATTTGTCTCCTCCAACAACCCGGTCCTCCACTGGGAGCAAAGGGTGTGatttgggaggcagagagggcGCACTCACCGTGAGCCAGAAGTCCGCCATGCGCATGGCTCGTTCGTTGGTGTCTCCCAGCTTCCCATAGTCGATGAGCTGTGAGGACAAAACATCGAGGATCCAACCCGAGCAAGAAGCAGGGCGCCAATCTAATTTCTCTAATGCTGGATGGCAATTCATTCACTTAATCTAAGCCCCCTCCTACTCCGCAGGGCTAACCAGTCTTCCATTTGAGGTGCCTGAGGAGTGGCCTCAGGGTGCTAAGGGATTCAGACTTGCAGAAGAGTTTACTAGGGCGGTCCCACTCTCCTTCCCCAAGCAGCCGGACCCCGCCCGCTCAGGCCGGACCTGCGCGGTGACAGGGGGGCCCCGCTCCTCACCTTCTCAGCGTAGCCCCTCATCTCGTCCACGCGCGCCCAGGACGCCTCGATGCGTTCGTGCCGCACCAGTCCTGTGAGCAAGTTCCGCAACATGTGGATGCGGGACTCGGGACCAAGGCCCAGACGGCGAAATACGCGGCCGTGGGAGATGGCGGAGGCGACCGACAGCCGCATGTTTCCAGCTTCTGCCCGCCGCTAGGAGGCCGGAACTGGAAACTCTGGAGGGGAGGCCGAGCGGAGCCAATTTCAGAGGACGCATGCGCTGTAGGTCGGTGCGTGGTGGACGTGTTTGCGCAGGAGCGTCGGAGCCTGCCTCGTTGGCAATCTGGGGGAGGGCGGAGAAGAGGTGTGCTGACCTTTTCTAGAGGCGGAGAGCTGGGCCGGCTGCAGGCGCTGTGAACGCTCAGTGACAGGCCGGAGAACGAGGCGCCCCCTAGTGTGGGATAAGCGGGCTGTCGGGTCCCTCGTGTGCTGTGTCGGGCGACTTGGAGCATTTAGGGCGATGGGAAGCTCCGCCGCAAAGCCCGCCGGGAAAGTGAGTATCTGTGGGCAAAGACGCCGGAGGGGGTCGGGGTCCGGTGGGCTGACTGCCCTGCCAGGCCAGAGCAGTGGGAATCAATTTTAACAATGATTTTCAGTAGTAATGGTGAAATGAATAATAACCATGGCCAGAAAGGAAGCACAGATACTGAAAACTTCCTTTTGAAGTAATCATTccagttaaagaaaaaatgacaagGCTAAAAGGAAAAGTAATGGATTAATAGCCTTAAGTTTCATcagtgtatttattttgaaaaaaggggaaaatgtacctaaatatttatgttaaagtATAGAACAATGGCATTATAGTTTGTTGTTGAGCCTTAACGCCTGCAAATTTACAATGACTGTCAAAATTGGTCCTTGTTAGGGGTTGAATTATATCCCCTTCCCCGCCAAAAGCTATGTCCAGTCCTAACCTGGAGTAACTCAGAATGTGGCCTAATTTGGAAATAGCATCATCGCaggtgtaattagttaagatgaggtcatattggagtAGTTATTGGGTGCCTAATCcaaaatgactggtgtccttataaaaagaatgaGTGTGAAGAGACACACAGGGTGAAGGTGACCGGGTAAAGAGAGACAtgcagggagaatgccatgtgaccTTGAAAGCAGAGATGGGATTTATGCAGTTGCAAGTCAGTGAATGAACACCAAAGATTGCTGGGAAACATCTGCAGCTAAAAGAAAGGCATAGAACATATTGTTTTCCAGATCCCTCAGAGAGCATGACCCTGTTGCTGACACATTGATTCCTTACTTCTCAGTTCCTGAGCcttgagacaatacatttctgttgttgtagGTCCCACAGTTTGTAATACTTTGTTATGGAATCCTTAGGAAATTAATTCACTCCTCACATGTTTATGTTCATGTCCACTGAACATGAGCATGTAAGGAGTGAATTAGTATAGATTTGTCACTCTGTCTTAGCTTATAGGTAACCAAAGAACaattctttgttaattttaattttgaaaagtttcttcttATGAAGCAACAGATATACAAATAGGAAAAGTAATAAACATATGGTTATGTTGGCAGAGATTTATAGAAATCATACTTCacaataaattatagaaattatagtACCATCTATGTCTTGTTTCTTTGGGAATAATTCTTGCAGCTTTCAGTTGTCTTTGCAGCTGAAAAATTTCACTAAGATAGTTTTACCAGAAAATGTACCATAACTTTCTATTGCTAAAAACTTGTGAAGATTTTCTTCTGCAAAACGCAGAGAAAATGAACATCAACACTGACATTATTGATCCACTGTTTTAGAAGGTGTGTCTACTTGGCGAAAACAGTTGTAGCACAAACATTGTTCTTTGGACTTTGTCTGGCAATACAAGACCATCAGCTCTTGTGTCTTCTGGCAGTCTtcaaaatttgattattttttccatgcCAATTTCATTACATTTCGTTTTTGCAGAGTTACTGGCTTTCTCCAGAATCTCTGTGGGCTGATACTCAAGGAACAATTTTAAACCTTGATGTTTTACTGATTTCTATGTTGTTCAAGCCTTATTCTGTCTGTTTGCGGATATTTCTGTGTTCAGTTGGCTTTATCTGAAAtttcacaataattaaaaaaaaactcataaaagAAAAGTCCCATATGACTacgattttttttaaaatctactgtTCTAAAAGCAAGAATAT
Protein-coding regions in this window:
- the LOC123642371 gene encoding 39S ribosomal protein L17, mitochondrial; this encodes MRLSVASAISHGRVFRRLGLGPESRIHMLRNLLTGLVRHERIEASWARVDEMRGYAEKLIDYGKLGDTNERAMRMADFWLTEKDLIPKLFQVLAPRYQGQNGGYTRMLQIPNRSEQDRAKMAVIEYKGNCLPPLPLPRRDSNLTLLNQLLQGLRQDLAQNQGARVHSSHTAQTPRI